In candidate division WOR-3 bacterium, a single genomic region encodes these proteins:
- a CDS encoding DUF1731 domain-containing protein: protein MEKINRKIEKYGIRRCIIRIGIVLGKGGLLSKILLFQKFPFLFIIGNPENFISFIHIEDPINAIIFLIKNKNCKGIYNLVSPFPIKFYDLYNTLAKILNKKLIKFPDFFFKILMQKMADEVIFFNQKIIPKRILEQKFEFSYSDIEKALTEILK from the coding sequence ATGGAAAAAATCAACAGAAAAATTGAAAAATATGGGATAAGAAGATGCATAATAAGAATAGGTATAGTGCTTGGCAAAGGTGGGCTTCTCTCAAAAATTCTTTTATTTCAAAAATTTCCCTTTTTATTTATTATTGGCAATCCTGAAAATTTCATTTCCTTTATTCATATTGAAGATCCCATAAATGCAATAATTTTTTTAATAAAGAATAAGAATTGTAAAGGTATTTATAATTTAGTATCTCCTTTTCCTATTAAATTTTATGACCTTTACAATACCCTTGCTAAGATTTTGAACAAAAAACTTATAAAGTTCCCTGATTTCTTTTTTAAAATTTTAATGCAAAAAATGGCAGATGAAGTGATTTTCTTCAATCAAAAAATTATTCCAAAAAGAATATTAGAGCAAAAATTTGAATTCTCATATTCTGATATAGAAAAGGCATTAACAGAGATTTTGAAATAA
- the cas6 gene encoding CRISPR-associated endoribonuclease Cas6: MRLKIIFGETGDPFNISRDYRRYFISFIKKVFEKSGKFDEFYSSKRLKPFVFSVFLGNQFELIEESEDEKIKVNPPFNMIFSTGDFEIFSIFYNGLLDIKKENSGITLKNKIFQIKDISLSRIVKINEDSAVFKTVGICILTDPEENSENFDKWFIVPSEKNIEKFNQVLEKRMLKKYEMINQKKIETKIELIPLKGESIKEIYVKHYGGYLKGFKGVFTLKSDPCMLQFIYDYGLGVRTGQGFGLLEIVK; encoded by the coding sequence ATGAGATTAAAGATAATATTCGGGGAAACAGGGGATCCCTTTAATATAAGCAGAGATTACAGAAGATACTTTATATCTTTTATAAAAAAAGTATTTGAAAAGTCAGGGAAATTTGATGAATTTTATTCCTCAAAAAGATTAAAGCCCTTTGTATTCTCAGTTTTTCTTGGTAACCAGTTTGAATTAATTGAAGAAAGTGAAGACGAAAAAATAAAAGTTAATCCACCATTTAATATGATATTCTCAACTGGTGATTTTGAAATCTTTTCAATTTTTTACAATGGTTTACTTGATATAAAAAAAGAAAATTCAGGAATAACCTTAAAAAATAAAATTTTTCAGATAAAAGATATTTCTCTATCAAGAATAGTAAAGATAAATGAAGATTCTGCAGTTTTTAAAACTGTTGGCATTTGTATTTTAACAGATCCAGAAGAAAATTCAGAAAATTTTGATAAATGGTTTATTGTTCCTTCTGAAAAGAATATTGAAAAGTTCAATCAGGTTCTTGAGAAAAGGATGCTTAAAAAATATGAGATGATAAATCAAAAGAAAATTGAAACAAAAATAGAACTCATTCCCTTAAAAGGTGAAAGTATAAAAGAAATTTATGTAAAGCATTATGGTGGTTATTTAAAGGGATTTAAAGGAGTATTTACTTTAAAATCTGACCCTTGTATGCTTCAATTCATTTATGATTATGGTCTTGGAGTAAGAACTGGTCAGGGTTTTGGCTTATTGGAGATAGTTAAATGA